One Paenibacillus sp. FSL H7-0737 DNA segment encodes these proteins:
- a CDS encoding ATPase, T2SS/T4P/T4SS family → MNGNQPNRPLFSLKQSILRMSKPGKEDFYAFLQKMKNDMNEGLEREDDAYFELNAKALIGDPQAVSFFMNEIEKYLRKTPFTGKVPEAYRTAAEALYHEWKGFGPAYRWFTDRAYSESTGLQMIGKQIFYNQKGEFVAYPYEMPSLDRVEQLKRSLLKSDPNKKLNKDNPSVEFKMDDPLWPGRFIRLAIWVSPRVWDGFTTISLRRQVVEFLSLEDQAGTECIPAESVEMIRALSSTFRNTIIAGAVGSGKTTFANTIVGEQLLGSSSCMGVVMIEKHPESILPYQIKGHRIIPIQAANEELMEVGVESLRHDPNILYMTEMRYNEWEFYLWSGEKGYDGITGTFHTVDSEDIPYQGSFAVSTRIGGSLKGHLISALKSCELVFILESVPNGKKRLTRISEVFYDEEKNSVFANDLMRWEPQKMCWSYNDKLTKNLILKMTRKNEQATQLLQKELGQLAAAKPMDQPIKESLKSKIILNE, encoded by the coding sequence ATGAATGGAAATCAACCGAACCGTCCGTTGTTCTCTCTAAAACAAAGTATCCTACGCATGAGCAAACCGGGCAAGGAAGACTTTTATGCATTTTTGCAAAAAATGAAGAACGATATGAACGAAGGGCTGGAACGTGAGGATGATGCTTACTTCGAGTTAAATGCGAAGGCGCTAATTGGAGATCCGCAGGCGGTTAGCTTTTTTATGAATGAGATAGAGAAATACTTGCGGAAGACACCCTTTACGGGCAAGGTTCCAGAAGCATACAGAACGGCTGCAGAAGCGCTCTATCATGAGTGGAAGGGTTTTGGTCCGGCTTATCGTTGGTTTACTGATCGTGCATACAGTGAATCAACCGGGCTACAGATGATCGGAAAGCAGATCTTTTATAACCAGAAAGGTGAGTTTGTAGCTTATCCATATGAGATGCCTTCACTAGATCGGGTTGAACAGTTAAAGCGCTCCTTATTAAAAAGTGATCCCAACAAAAAGCTGAACAAGGACAACCCTTCAGTGGAGTTTAAAATGGATGACCCGCTCTGGCCTGGTCGATTTATTAGGCTTGCCATTTGGGTATCCCCGAGAGTATGGGATGGCTTCACCACAATATCGTTACGGCGGCAGGTTGTAGAGTTTCTGAGTCTGGAAGATCAGGCGGGTACAGAATGTATTCCTGCGGAATCGGTCGAAATGATTCGGGCGTTATCATCTACCTTTCGCAATACCATTATTGCGGGCGCTGTAGGCTCGGGAAAAACAACCTTTGCAAATACGATCGTCGGTGAGCAACTGCTCGGATCTTCATCCTGTATGGGTGTAGTGATGATAGAAAAGCATCCGGAGTCGATTTTACCTTACCAGATTAAAGGGCACCGAATTATTCCAATCCAGGCTGCGAACGAGGAATTGATGGAGGTAGGGGTAGAATCGCTGCGGCATGACCCAAACATTTTGTATATGACGGAAATGCGTTATAACGAATGGGAATTTTATCTGTGGAGTGGGGAAAAAGGGTATGACGGCATCACCGGAACCTTCCACACCGTTGATTCGGAGGATATTCCTTATCAAGGCTCTTTTGCCGTGTCGACAAGGATTGGCGGGAGCCTTAAGGGGCATTTGATCTCTGCACTGAAATCGTGCGAGCTGGTCTTTATTTTGGAAAGTGTTCCGAACGGGAAGAAGCGGTTAACGCGAATATCGGAAGTCTTTTATGACGAGGAAAAGAACTCTGTATTTGCGAATGATCTGATGCGCTGGGAACCCCAGAAGATGTGTTGGTCCTATAATGACAAGCTGACAAAGAACCTGATTCTGAAGATGACTAGGAAAAATGAGCAGGCAACACAGTTACTTCAAAAAGAGCTGGGACAGCTTGCAGCAGCAAAACCAATGGATCAGCCTATCAAAGAAAGCTTGAAATCTAAGATCATTCTTAACGAGTGA
- a CDS encoding PKD domain-containing protein: protein MLKLKPKIILFLCLLLIIPIYSLSPYTAKAAATKNSVISIPNSNLSGSANKSKTVYLDLPSGVSSSSVNTASIKYNGSNSVVGTIIVENGKIKITLKGNESTKTINNVQGFSGNYKDFYSSNPGNSIWLYSDGKRWQINDYKYTTDTMQSYDRNATDGYYPSQKPPLTTLTTKSNLSKTNLTWYNNSSSSKIDNVDIIQSSIKPIEWVTEQDPRTPNVKSVNFKDGRLIVDHVIPNTSDKTFNAPWRPEPPDGKHDLTPPAEGRLYYIIVNYYYIADAKVTEYSYAGNVSFDYTLPTEPTLTGTVTLNKPNPNPTKLGDKDEPVQISLMGQLQGYNDASNIDEWVFYAKEKDRNNTLKTKKESAKTFNVNTLFDFEIKKSSVTGEHFTQEYALTVLVRFKKPIVTKNGTITSLEQPLQISAGVYKNNPQVTFPPNPTIPTEPEGKPPIARISTARYIKAGSDMLVSGNASYDPDGYITDYAWSTSGAQGEIGNVPRGYVWYTIEQVGETFPIALTVVDNDGQIGSTSTEVTVIEPKPAAIIDIEGILKQNRKTTLFNRSQSPTRFPLIPSKTRVIITAVSGGTNADIKYSGTLSELESKDILFKKPGKYKATIYVENTLGYSDSDEITFDIVPDEAPYNYFTLPRVVYRSPDYGNKAVVSLDDISYSPDKDVVGRRLWEYRYDSNNDGSFSGEAWVIFSNENKDRLNLELSEVGKYEVRLTVFEEFGQPTIDEFVTEADRKSTNSDGQKLSSRIVEVKNRAPEVDWSW from the coding sequence ATGTTAAAGTTAAAGCCAAAAATTATTTTGTTTCTTTGTTTGTTACTAATTATACCTATTTATTCTTTATCTCCCTACACTGCAAAAGCAGCTGCTACAAAAAATTCAGTTATAAGCATTCCTAATTCAAATCTATCGGGATCAGCTAATAAATCCAAAACTGTTTATCTTGATCTTCCGAGTGGTGTTTCCAGTTCATCAGTTAATACAGCATCCATAAAATATAACGGAAGTAACTCAGTTGTTGGGACGATCATAGTAGAAAATGGGAAAATCAAAATAACGCTAAAGGGAAATGAATCTACAAAAACAATTAATAATGTACAAGGATTCTCAGGGAATTACAAGGATTTTTACTCTTCAAATCCTGGAAATTCAATATGGTTATATTCTGATGGTAAGCGGTGGCAAATTAATGATTATAAATATACAACAGATACTATGCAATCATATGATAGGAATGCTACAGATGGTTATTATCCATCTCAAAAACCACCATTAACAACTTTGACTACTAAGAGTAATTTATCTAAAACTAATCTAACGTGGTATAACAATTCTTCAAGTAGCAAAATTGATAATGTAGATATTATACAATCATCTATTAAACCAATAGAATGGGTAACCGAACAAGACCCTAGAACACCTAATGTAAAATCAGTGAATTTTAAAGATGGGCGGTTGATTGTTGATCACGTTATACCTAATACATCTGATAAGACCTTTAATGCACCGTGGAGACCTGAACCACCAGATGGAAAACATGATTTAACGCCACCGGCAGAGGGAAGACTTTATTATATAATAGTAAATTACTATTATATTGCTGATGCGAAAGTTACTGAATATAGTTATGCAGGTAACGTCTCCTTCGACTACACTCTCCCTACAGAACCCACACTTACCGGTACGGTAACTCTAAATAAACCTAATCCCAATCCAACAAAATTGGGAGATAAAGACGAACCCGTTCAAATTTCGTTAATGGGGCAGCTGCAAGGCTACAATGATGCTTCAAACATTGATGAGTGGGTGTTCTATGCTAAAGAGAAAGACAGAAATAATACACTCAAAACGAAAAAGGAATCTGCAAAGACATTTAACGTAAACACTTTATTTGACTTTGAGATCAAAAAGTCGAGTGTAACGGGCGAACATTTTACTCAGGAATATGCTTTAACCGTCCTCGTCCGCTTTAAAAAGCCAATCGTCACAAAGAATGGAACCATCACCTCTCTGGAACAGCCTCTACAGATTTCAGCAGGTGTTTATAAAAACAATCCTCAAGTTACTTTTCCTCCAAATCCAACTATTCCAACAGAACCTGAAGGAAAGCCACCTATTGCGAGAATATCAACAGCTAGATACATAAAAGCAGGGTCTGATATGCTCGTTAGTGGAAATGCTTCCTATGATCCGGATGGATATATCACTGATTATGCTTGGAGCACATCTGGAGCGCAGGGAGAAATCGGAAATGTCCCAAGGGGGTATGTATGGTATACCATAGAGCAAGTTGGAGAGACATTTCCTATAGCTCTCACAGTCGTTGACAATGATGGACAAATAGGTAGTACAAGTACAGAAGTTACCGTCATTGAGCCGAAACCAGCAGCAATTATAGATATAGAAGGAATACTTAAACAAAATCGTAAAACGACATTGTTCAATAGAAGCCAGAGTCCAACACGCTTTCCGTTAATACCATCGAAAACACGAGTTATCATCACTGCTGTATCTGGCGGTACGAATGCAGATATTAAATATAGTGGTACTTTATCTGAACTTGAAAGCAAAGACATCTTATTTAAAAAACCTGGAAAATATAAGGCTACGATTTATGTGGAAAATACGCTTGGGTATTCTGATAGTGATGAGATTACTTTTGATATTGTGCCAGATGAAGCGCCGTACAACTATTTTACTCTGCCTAGAGTGGTATATCGAAGTCCTGATTACGGTAATAAAGCGGTGGTTTCATTGGATGATATCTCCTATTCGCCTGATAAAGATGTAGTGGGTCGGAGACTCTGGGAGTATCGCTATGATTCAAATAATGACGGGAGTTTTAGCGGAGAAGCATGGGTGATCTTCAGTAATGAGAACAAGGATCGCTTAAATTTAGAACTGAGCGAGGTAGGGAAATATGAAGTCCGACTTACTGTGTTTGAAGAGTTTGGTCAACCAACCATTGATGAGTTTGTGACAGAAGCTGATCGGAAATCTACAAATTCAGATGGACAAAAGTTAAGCTCACGGATTGTAGAAGTGAAAAACCGAGCGCCAGAAGTTGATTGGTCGTGGTAG
- a CDS encoding GNAT family N-acetyltransferase → MIRELTPAEMKSILSSINREQHFLYYSYLTARKHNTVHYGQFTEQGELLGVLAFFRGLSFYAFSVFPVEKSFCLRSVLAVMKDQLSLPDNAVGNVIVNEEVMAVLASQLELVKSPKKLLLMKHIHQEALPPVDTSVLHLGPPYFELIESKMADLDTMAFSKEELQYPFYGVMEQHELIAVGGYHIYSEDYVELGNIGTDVRWRRQGYGKKICAELTRAGGRVTSNVYLNVLEENVGAISLYQSIGYELMCKQYMVQFVI, encoded by the coding sequence ATGATTCGAGAGTTAACACCAGCGGAAATGAAATCAATCTTGAGTTCGATTAATAGGGAACAGCATTTTTTATACTATTCATACCTTACAGCTCGTAAGCATAATACGGTACACTATGGACAGTTTACAGAGCAGGGGGAGCTGCTCGGCGTATTGGCTTTTTTTAGAGGGCTTTCGTTCTATGCGTTTTCCGTATTCCCTGTGGAGAAGTCATTCTGTCTCCGGTCCGTGCTTGCAGTTATGAAAGATCAATTGAGTTTACCTGACAATGCTGTCGGTAATGTAATCGTTAATGAAGAAGTTATGGCTGTACTCGCTTCACAGCTTGAACTTGTTAAGTCACCCAAAAAACTGCTTCTAATGAAGCATATCCATCAAGAAGCGTTACCACCGGTGGATACAAGCGTTTTACATTTGGGTCCCCCTTATTTTGAACTCATTGAGTCGAAAATGGCCGATTTAGATACAATGGCGTTCTCAAAAGAAGAATTACAGTATCCGTTCTATGGTGTGATGGAACAACATGAGCTGATTGCGGTAGGTGGATACCATATTTATAGCGAAGATTACGTTGAATTGGGGAACATCGGAACGGATGTAAGATGGAGAAGGCAAGGCTACGGGAAAAAGATCTGTGCAGAGCTCACCCGAGCGGGGGGAAGGGTTACCTCTAACGTGTATTTGAATGTCCTTGAGGAAAATGTAGGCGCAATTTCTCTATATCAATCCATCGGTTATGAGCTCATGTGCAAACAGTACATGGTCCAATTTGTTATTTGA